GCGCGACCTAGGTTTTGCAATGCCGCGAGTAAATTGGGGTGTAAATGACGACCGACTAACCCCGCCGTGGTGAGCCCCTGATTTGGAGTATCCGGTATAGGCACTAAGCCGTTGACGGCGCATTTTACCTCTAAGGTTTGTTGCTGTGAGCCCACTCGGGCGACAAATCTGTCCGAGCCCGGCACGCTGTCATTGCCGCAGCTATGAAAGTTGTGAATAGCAACCGTTACCTGTCCGCGTGCATCTGTCACCGGGCTGGATACGTTAAACGGTGCGGTTAAGCGAAACAGGCCTTGCTCAATCCGAGCCAGTACTTTAGTGCGTACACTGTGGCTAAATCGGGCGGCCATGTCATCTGGCTCTCGCCATTGTGGTGCCGTCAGCGTCAGGGGCGCAGCACTTATCTCCACCGGCTCGCCTACAATGGGTTGACCCCGCCAGTTGGTTAATGTCAGCGTCCAGGTGGCGGTATTACCATTTTTTGGAAACAAGGTGACGTCTGTGGCGTTTTCCAGCCATTGCTGGCCAAAGTAGCCGCTGCCGTCAGGCGTTACTATCAAACCATCATAATAAAATTGGCTGGTCAGAGCCGAGGTGTGTGCTGTGTTTGCAAAAACCGGGCAGCATAAACCCAGTGCCGCGCTTAGCAGCGCAATCCGTGCTTTCATGGTGTCTCTCCTTGAGTTGTCTACTCAAGGCTAGCAGCTCAGACGGGTGTGACAAATTTATGAAGATGCATATTTTTCATGCGTCAGGAAGGAATAGCAGGGGATAGAAACGAAAAAAGCGAGCCTTAGCTCGCTTTTTTTGCAAAATGCGTAGTAATTAAAGAACTACGATTTTGTCAGCCTGAGGACCTTTTTGACCCTGAGAAACTGTGAATTCTACGCTCTGGCCTTCAACCAAAGTTTTGAAGCCGTCGCCTTGGATAGCGCTGAAGTGAGCGAATACGTCTGGGCCATTTTCCTGAGAAATGAAACCAAAACCTTTAGACTCGTTGAACCACTTAACTGTACCAGTAACTGTGTTAGACATAGTATTAACCTGTAATATAAATAAAAAATTAACCTTCGATAGGTGTGAATGCATCAAAAGTAGAGGTGAAACTTAAATACTGCAGGTTGTGTTACGCGGTGTAAAACAACGAATTGTAGGATGTAAATATCGACTTTCTTTCTAGCGGTTTTCACTCTACAGGGACTCACTGGGTCTGTCTAGTATTATTTGTACAAATTTTAAATTTATCTGCGGCGTACCCTCAACCGGGTGGTCAAAGTACGCCTTAGCAGCACGTCAATTAAGGCTTAGCGCTTAGATTTCGTCAATCACATGAAATGCCCGGTACTCATCAAAAGCAAACTAACTTGGCAATAAATTGCCCAGCTGCATACTGTGACGGTTTCTGGCTGATCTGCAGCCGAGAAATATAAAGCACTGGCTGGAGTGTCCCTCAATGCCTCTGTTTTACGGCAAGGGCTGTTTGAGCAGATCCAGCAAGGCCTGAGGAACGAATTTACGAGACGTGGTAATGGCGTAAAAGTGCTCAAAAATAGGCAGCTGACTTTGATACTGCTCCAATAAGCCCTGGGCAATTTCGTCTTTGACTACCACCGGAGGTAGCACTGCAAGCGCGCCACTGTCCCTGGCCAGTAGTCGCAGCATGGCCATGTCGTCCACCTCAGCCTGGATATTGGGTTTGTACTCATGGGCTGCGCACAAGGCATTAAAGGCCGAGCGGATCTCTGTGGTTGGCCCGGGCAATATCCAGCGCACCGTGTCATACCCGTTTGGAAAGTCACTTTTGATGGCCGCGCCTTTGGGGCCGACAATGGCAACTTGCTGGCGCGACACCAGCTGAGTATGCCAGCGGGTTTCGTCCTGGCTGGCAGGGCGGTTGGTAAGCACTAAGTCCAGTTCATGGTTGCTTAATCCCTGTAACAGGCTGTCCATATCGCGGGTGGTCAGGGTAAAACTGATATGAGGATCATCAAGCAGGGGGCTGATAAAGCTTTCAATAAAG
The Pseudoalteromonas viridis DNA segment above includes these coding regions:
- a CDS encoding cold-shock protein is translated as MSNTVTGTVKWFNESKGFGFISQENGPDVFAHFSAIQGDGFKTLVEGQSVEFTVSQGQKGPQADKIVVL
- a CDS encoding LysR family transcriptional regulator, which codes for MSRLNYHHLYYFWRVAKAGSLTQVAQDVHISQSALSIQIKRLEHTMGVSLFEKQGRKLILTDAGKQVLGYADDIFYKGEELESFLLKGVATERQHLSIGVQTTLSRNFIESFISPLLDDPHISFTLTTRDMDSLLQGLSNHELDLVLTNRPASQDETRWHTQLVSRQQVAIVGPKGAAIKSDFPNGYDTVRWILPGPTTEIRSAFNALCAAHEYKPNIQAEVDDMAMLRLLARDSGALAVLPPVVVKDEIAQGLLEQYQSQLPIFEHFYAITTSRKFVPQALLDLLKQPLP